A single region of the Palaemon carinicauda isolate YSFRI2023 chromosome 17, ASM3689809v2, whole genome shotgun sequence genome encodes:
- the LOC137656724 gene encoding oocyte zinc finger protein XlCOF6-like yields MNPELPLQLHFKCETDETLLVSPVCYEDDLVDCSADIKDPLSASPVNHEEEDWVDCRTETEDPLSISPISRVKKEVADSSEATKDVCVSVDPFVAFKAEPEIFEDNEEPQTYGCSEGEVKYSCIKDSSGKGILENHVNGDRLMNCEDENSCQESYLEGNMKILPGKKKPFMCVSCGKQFVKKVNLKIHMATHTGEKPFSCQVCGKAFPVKVRLMNHMKVHSEDKPYKCKICGKAFSRVNYVTNHAKMHSGERPFTCSECGKGFCVKTYLTNHMRTHTGEKPFKCSKCGEAYALRSSLFKHMCSHTGEKPFVCNICGKDYDKKSSLESHKSVHTGEKPFICGECGKAFSQKFNLRCHMRAHLGEKPFKCNECGRSYVYRNHLASHMKIHHTGEGTLFDCNVCGKKFTHRNDLKRHMNSHTGEKPFTCVICGKGFTERSSVTKHLRIHTGEKPFTCPECGKAFSQKGHLTVHLKSHTGEKPFKCNECGKAYSHRSNYISHRISHTGEEPFRCGECGKAFFPRSKLMRHIKTHTGEKSFFCSVCGKGYVGKHDLAKHMLTHTIPLGDTKLA; encoded by the coding sequence ATGAATCCGGAACTTCCTTTACAATTGCATTTCAAATGTGAAACTGATGAGACGTTATTAGTCTCACCTGTCTGTTATGAAGATGATTTGGTGGACTGTAGTGCTGATATTAAAGATCCATTATCAGCCTCTCCAGTAAATCACGAAGAAGAGGATTGGGTGGACTGTCGCACTGAAACTGAAGATCCTTTATCAATTTCTCCAATCAGTCGCGTAAAAAAGGAAGTTGCTGACTCCAGTGAAGCCACTAAGGATGTCTGCGTGTCTGTAGATCCATTTGTGGCATTCAAggcagagccagaaatatttgaggaTAATGAAGAGCCTCAAACATATGGTTGTAGTGAAGGTGAAGTGAAATATTCTTGTATAAAGGATTCGTCAGGTAAAGGCATTCTAGAGAATCATGTCAATGGAGACCGATTAATGAACTGTGAGGATGAAAATTCATGTCAGGAAAGTTATCTCGAAGGCAACATGAAAATTCTCCCGGGAAAAAAGAAGCCTTTCATGTGTGTAAGCTGTGGAAAGCAATTTGTCAAGAAAGTTAATCTCAAAATCCACATGGCAACTCATACGGGAGAGAAGCCCTTTAGTTGCCAGGTTTGTGGGAAAGCCTTTCCTGTGAAAGTTAGACTTATGAATCATATGAAAGTTCACTCAGAGGATAAGCCGTATAAGTGCAAAATATGTGGCAAAGCCTTTTCTCGGGTGAATTACGTCACAAATCACGCGAAGATGCACAGTGGTGAAAGGCCCTTTACATGCAGTGAATGTGGTAAGGGCTTCTGTGTGAAAACATATCTTACAAATCATATGAGGACCCATACGGGAGAGAAGCCCTTTAAGTGTAGTAAATGTGGGGAAGCGTATGCTTTAAGAAGTAGTTTGTTTAAGCATATGTGTAGTCACACAGGGGAAAAGCCTTTTGTATGCAATATATGTGGAAAAGATTATGATAAGAAGAGTAGTCTTGAAAGTCATAAGAGTGTTCACACGGGGGAAAAACCATTTATCTGTGGTGAATGTGGGAAAGCGTTTTCTCAGAAATTCAATCTTAGATGCCATATGAGAGCTCACTTGGGAGAGAAGCCATTTAAATGCAATGAATGTGGCAGATCATATGTGTATAGAAATCATCTCGCAAGTCATATGAAGATTCATCATACTGGAGAAGGCACCCTGTTTGATTGCAATGTGTGCGGGAAAAAATTTACTCACAGGAATGATCTGAAAAGACATATGAATAGTCATACTGGCGAGAAGCCATTTACATGTGTGATTTGTGGAAAAGGATTTACTGAAAGAAGTTCCGTTACTAAACATTTGAGGATACACACAGGAGAGAAGCCTTTTACTTGCCCTGAATGTGGTAAAGCCTTTTCTCAGAAAGGTCACCTCACAGTTCACTTGAAGTCTCATACCGGAGAGAAGCCGTTCAAGTGTAACGAGTGTGGGAAAGCGTACTCCCATAGAAGTAATTACATTAGTCACAGGATTAGTCATACTGGGGAGGAGCCATTTAGGTGTGGGGAATGTGGGAAAGCATTTTTTCCAAGAAGTAAACTGATGAGGCATATAAAAACTCATACTGGAGAGAAATCCTTCTTTTGCAGTGTATGTGGGAAAGGATATGTTGGCAAGCATGACCTTGCAAAGCATATGTTGACTCACACAATACCTCTAGGCGATACCAAGTTGGCCTAG